A region from the Coffea eugenioides isolate CCC68of chromosome 9, Ceug_1.0, whole genome shotgun sequence genome encodes:
- the LOC113782133 gene encoding uncharacterized protein LOC113782133 has translation METNPGSIATFMTKEDSSFHKLFVSFHASISGFQQGCRPLIFLDSTLLYSKYQGTLLAATSADENDSVFLVAFVVVDEETDENWHWFLSELKSAVSTSRQITFIADSQKGIRESLRHIFGEACYHGYCLCYLAEKLNRDLKGQFSHEARGFVCYCLCTKT, from the exons ATGGAAACAAATCCAGGTAGTATTGCCACATTCATGACAAAGGAGGACTCCAGCTTCCACAAGCTCTTTGTCTCGTTTCATGCATCAATATCTGGTTTTCAGCAAGGCTGTCGGCCTCTTATTTTCCTTGACAGCACTCTTCTGTACTCAAAGTATCAAGGCACATTGTTGGCTGCAAC ATCTGCAGATGAGAATGATAGTGTCTTTCTAGTAgcctttgttgttgttgatgaagAGACTGATGAAAATTGGCATTGGTTTCTGTCAGAACTCAAGTCTGCTGTCTCAACATCCAGGCAAATCACATTTATTGCTGATTCCCAGAAAGGAATAAGAGAGTCATTACGCCATATATTTGGTGAAGCCTGCTATCATGGTTATTGTCTATGCTATCTGGCTGAGAAACTGAATAGAGATTTGAAGGGGCAATTTTCACATGAAGCAAGAGGATTTGTCTGCTACTGCCTATGCACCAAAACTTGA
- the LOC113783835 gene encoding exocyst complex component EXO84C-like, whose amino-acid sequence MRMESSEEDDDFPAIESVTPQHKIDTIYQSNTEKGIRKICFELLDLKDAVENLCGNMRTKYSAFLRLCEEVVETEHELNDLRKHISAHGILLQDLMTGVARELEEWTHVNDDIQEVEYRPQVLELDNTFSTEEVDQRMVFLENIDVLLAEHKMDEVIEAIDAEERSHPELKISADTSTNEPSFYRTALLERKLILENQLVDTIEQPSIGIGELKKALSGLLKLGKVPLAHQLLLKAYGSRLQKSIEAFLPLCPCYPETYSTSLSNLVFSSILLTTKESANLFGDNPVYSNKIVQWAEWEIESFVRLVKEHAPSSDSATALRAASVCIQASLNHCSALELQGLKLSKLLLVLLQPYIEEVLELNFRRARKQILDFSGSDESMPLSPRFASPLTTFATSSDSSLVESGIRFIFIIKDIVEQLTHLVILHFGGNILTRISQLFDKYIDVLIKAIPSTSEDENLTDLKDVPFRAETDSQQLALLGTAFTIAEELLPMVVSKIRNILNESKEAGIGPVENVMPSANNTLESKDWRRQLQHSLDKLKDHFCRQYVVSFIYSRDDKTRLDAQTYLQEKEEGLFWDSDPLPSLPFQALFGKLQQFGIVAGDVLLGREKLQKGLLARLTETLVLWLADEQEFWGHLEDDSTPLRPLGLQQLILDMHFTVEIARFAGYPSRNLHQVASSIMARAFRAFSARGVDPQSALPEDEWFVETAKGAINRLLQGASGSDTSEIDEDHIIMHDDGISDPDASPSSLSSMDGSGSESFASAEMGDLESPVFSDTES is encoded by the exons ATGAGGATGGAAAGcagtgaagaagatgatgatttcCCTGCAATTGAGAGTGTGACCCCACAGCACAAGATCGACACCATTTATCAATCCAATACGGAAAAG GGCATCAGAAAGATTTGCTTTGAGCTTTTGGATTTAAAGGATGCTGTGGAAAACTTGTGTGGTAATATGCGAACAAAGTACTCAGCTTTTTTGAG ATTATGTGAAGAAGTTGTGGAAACGGAGCATGAGTTAAATGATCTACGAAAGCATATTTCTGCTCACGGAATCCTTCTTCAGGATTTGATGACTGGTGTTGCTCGAGAATTGGAAGAATGGACCCATGTGAATGATGACATTCAGGAAGTTGAGTATAGACCTCAAGTCCTTGAGCTTGACAATACCTTTTCAACCGAAGAAGTGGATCAAAGGATGGTATTCTTGGAAAATATAGATGTTCTCTTGGCCGAGCACAAAATGGATGAGGTGATAGAGGCCATAGATGCTGAGGAAAGAAGTCATCCAGAGCTCAAAATTTCTGCTGACACGTCAACTAATGAACCATCTTTCTACAGGACTGCTTtgttggaaagaaaattgataCTTGAAAACCAGCTTGTTGATACAATTGAGCAACCATCAATTGGCATTGGTGAATTAAAAAAAGCTTTATCTGGCTTGTTGAAGCTTGGGAAGGTTCCCCTTGCACATCAGCTACTTCTCAAGGCATATGGATCACGCCTCCAAAAAAGCATTGAGGCGTTTCTTCCACTGTGTCCTTGTTACCCTGAAACATATTCAACATCATTGTCAAACCTTGTTTTCTCTTCTATTTTGTTGACAACAAAAGAATCTGCTAACTTGTTTGGTGACAATCCTGTTTATAGTAACAAAATTGTTCAGTGGGCAGAATGGGAGATTGAATCTTTCGTAAGGTTGGTTAAGGAACATGCTCCATCTTCTGATAGTGCTACTGCTTTACGTGCGGCTAGTGTGTGCATTCAGGCTAGTCTCAACCATTGCTCTGCCCTGGAACTGCAGGGACTTAAACTTTCAAAATTGCTCTTGGTGCTTCTACAACCATATATCGAAGAAGTCTTGGAATTAAACTTTAGAAGGGCTAGAAAacaaattcttgatttttcgGGAAGTGATGAAAGCATGCCGTTATCACCTCGATTTGCTTCTCCTCTGACTACTTTTGCAACTTCATCTGACAGTTCGCTTGTTGAAAGTGGAATCAGGTTTATATTTATCATCAAA GACATAGTGGAGCAGCTCACTCATCTGGTCATTTTGCACTTTGGAGGCAATATATTGACAAGAATTTCACAACTTTTTGACAAATACATCGATGTATTGATTAAAGCCATACCTAGCACCTCTGAAGACGAAAATCTTACGGATCTGAAAGATGTCCCTTTTAGAGCTGAAACAGATTCTCAGCAGCTTGCATTATTAGGAACTGCTTTCACTATTGCTGAGGAACTATTGCCAATGGTAGTATCCAAAATAAGGAACATTTTGAATGAAAGCAAGGAAGCAGGAATTGGACCTGTGGAAAATGTAATGCCTTCCGCAAATAACACATTGGAGTCTAAAGATTGGAGGCGTCAGCTTCAGCATTCCCTCGACAAACTTAAGGATCATTTTTGCCGACAATATGTTGTTAGTTTTATCTACTCCAGAGATGACAAAACACGATTAGATGCACAGACTTATTTACAAGAAAAAGAGGAGGGTTTGTTTTGGGATTCTGATCCACTTCCATCACTACCATTTCAG GCACTATTTGGGAAGCTGCAGCAATTTGGAATTGTAGCTGGAGATGTTTTACTGGGAagagaaaaattacaaaaaggCTTACTAGCTCGTCTAACAGAGACACTGGTGCTATGGTTAGCAGACGAGCAGGAATTTTGGGGTCACCTAGAGGATGATTCAACTCCTCTAAGGCCTTTAGGGCTGCAGCAG TTGATTTTAGATATGCACTTTACTGTGGAGATTGCACGCTTTGCTGGGTATCCAAGCAGAAATCTACATCAGGTAGCATCATCCATAATGGCTCGTGCGTTCAGGGCATTTTCTGCCAGAGGCGTGGATCCTCAAAG TGCCCTACCTGAGGATGAGTGGTTTGTGGAGACTGCGAAAGGTGCAATAAACAGGCTTCTTCAAGGAGCATCTGGTTCAGATACATCAGAGATTGACGAGGATCATATCATCATGCATGATGATGGTATCTCGGACCCTGATGCATCACCATCTTCCCTTTCATCTATGGATGGCTCCGGCTCTGAGTCATTTGCCTCTGCAGAAATGGGTGATCTGGAAAGCCCCGTCTTCTCGGATACCGAGAGCTGA